In the Corynebacterium gerontici genome, one interval contains:
- a CDS encoding cold-shock protein yields MPTGTVRWYDSERGFGFLSNPGSDDVFVGKAVLPEGVEALHKGQRIDFDFAAGRRGPQALRVRVLEEPKRVREHRPRTKRKPEELNSLVADLVTTLEQRVMPPLAAGRYPDRAEGRQIAKILRALAKDLDA; encoded by the coding sequence ATGCCTACTGGAACAGTTCGTTGGTATGACTCGGAACGAGGTTTCGGGTTCTTAAGCAACCCCGGCAGTGACGATGTGTTCGTGGGCAAGGCTGTGTTGCCCGAAGGGGTAGAAGCACTCCACAAAGGGCAGCGCATTGACTTCGACTTCGCGGCTGGAAGGCGAGGCCCACAGGCGCTGCGTGTCCGCGTCCTAGAAGAGCCGAAGCGCGTACGTGAGCACCGTCCACGTACCAAGCGGAAGCCGGAGGAATTGAATTCCTTGGTGGCTGATTTGGTCACGACCCTGGAACAGCGCGTCATGCCGCCTCTGGCGGCGGGTCGCTATCCGGACCGTGCTGAAGGACGCCAAATTGCAAAGATCCTTCGCGCTTTGGCGAAGGATCTGGACGCTTAA
- a CDS encoding helicase-associated domain-containing protein — translation MRRATQKLTALDIAVLHIASQLGAEFSPIVAPDLVQAILPTLQGERPDISVDDARTLAQGAFEHLRAMGMLLDFPQGYVIPAGVLNVIPPGLEPSTYALTPAELTDAVKQLGEKEVAILRTLAEGGGTGTTRDAAPDADPTRPIPRLIQSGMLIRVNAHTVRLPAVLKAVLRGTTPPPQRLLPPERGSNIHSSNASIGSGLEATRMLRVLVEELGTTPGVLVKSGALAQRTNQHLQKVLQCDEATLAMLIGAGIASGVLGTGEPQPLPDNDNGGDYLCPSTDADRWLQLSLADQWADVLEGWMFHDQQAFWKVTAEARKILDPENHRSELPQRRRALLNQALRYAPSDLKAGLSYHHPLLALHMSEVEIDAHIEAGVFFGVLNQDGSATEVLQGLKDGTLRTVCEKLTPAPVTHFIPQGDMTVLAPGPVDASVAQTLQLIADAESQGLASTYRISDSSVRRALDSGLSGAEIQQFLEQHTIGEVPQAITFCIDDAARQHGTIRGGAALSYIRSEDKALLQEALRADTRHSLGLRRIAPTVAVAQVPLAQVLKVLQAAGLMPVAEDEQGLSLDLRPAPARVGVEKPAPRPSEQREANIEAALGAIFAGDAADQVAHHAQRTANPQQALVHLRAAVRAGKKVVLGFVDNTGRVKRQIVMPVDVSGGKLTALAEDELQYFPVHRIAEVGTIDQ, via the coding sequence ATGCGCCGAGCAACACAAAAACTCACCGCACTGGACATCGCCGTGCTGCATATAGCATCACAACTGGGGGCAGAATTCAGCCCAATTGTTGCCCCCGATCTAGTGCAAGCGATCCTACCTACGCTGCAAGGAGAGCGGCCCGACATCTCTGTCGATGATGCGCGCACTCTGGCTCAGGGCGCTTTCGAACATCTCCGCGCAATGGGAATGCTGCTTGATTTTCCTCAGGGCTACGTGATTCCCGCGGGTGTGCTCAACGTCATTCCTCCGGGTTTGGAGCCCAGCACCTACGCCCTGACACCTGCTGAACTGACCGACGCAGTCAAGCAGCTCGGCGAGAAAGAAGTTGCGATCCTTCGTACACTCGCAGAAGGTGGTGGCACCGGCACCACTAGGGACGCCGCGCCCGACGCCGATCCCACCCGACCCATTCCACGATTGATCCAATCGGGAATGCTCATTCGCGTCAACGCGCATACAGTCCGGCTACCAGCGGTACTCAAAGCCGTATTGCGAGGGACTACCCCACCGCCGCAGCGCCTACTGCCACCGGAACGCGGATCCAATATTCACAGCAGCAACGCGAGCATAGGCTCCGGGCTGGAAGCGACTCGTATGCTGCGTGTACTCGTCGAGGAGCTCGGCACTACACCCGGCGTCCTAGTGAAATCGGGCGCGCTAGCGCAAAGAACCAACCAGCATCTGCAAAAAGTATTGCAATGCGACGAGGCCACGCTCGCCATGCTCATCGGAGCAGGCATCGCAAGCGGAGTGCTGGGTACGGGCGAACCTCAGCCACTGCCCGACAACGACAATGGTGGCGATTATCTCTGCCCCTCGACGGACGCTGATCGTTGGCTGCAGTTGTCCCTTGCTGATCAATGGGCGGATGTACTTGAAGGGTGGATGTTCCACGATCAACAAGCCTTTTGGAAGGTAACCGCCGAGGCCCGGAAGATTCTCGATCCAGAAAATCACCGCTCAGAACTTCCCCAACGCCGACGAGCACTACTGAATCAGGCCCTGCGCTACGCACCCTCTGACCTCAAGGCGGGGCTTTCGTATCACCACCCGCTGCTGGCTCTACACATGTCTGAAGTGGAAATCGACGCACACATTGAAGCCGGCGTTTTCTTTGGCGTGCTCAATCAAGACGGTAGCGCCACCGAGGTGCTGCAAGGACTCAAGGATGGGACGCTACGCACAGTGTGCGAGAAGCTCACGCCAGCACCAGTGACTCATTTCATTCCCCAAGGTGATATGACGGTACTGGCGCCCGGCCCCGTTGATGCATCGGTAGCTCAGACATTGCAGCTCATAGCCGATGCGGAATCTCAAGGGCTTGCCAGCACCTATCGAATTAGCGATAGCAGCGTGCGGCGCGCTTTAGATTCCGGCCTGAGCGGTGCAGAGATACAGCAATTCCTCGAACAACACACGATCGGCGAGGTCCCCCAGGCCATCACCTTCTGCATTGACGATGCTGCCCGTCAGCACGGCACGATCAGAGGTGGCGCAGCACTGAGCTACATTCGCAGTGAAGATAAGGCACTACTCCAGGAGGCACTTCGCGCTGATACCCGACACAGCCTTGGCCTGCGTCGAATCGCCCCAACCGTCGCTGTGGCTCAAGTCCCTCTTGCGCAAGTGCTCAAGGTATTGCAGGCTGCCGGCCTCATGCCCGTCGCCGAAGATGAACAGGGATTAAGCCTTGATTTGCGTCCGGCTCCGGCACGTGTCGGCGTCGAAAAGCCAGCCCCACGCCCCTCGGAGCAACGAGAAGCCAACATTGAGGCGGCACTGGGGGCAATTTTCGCTGGTGACGCCGCAGACCAGGTGGCGCATCACGCTCAGCGCACCGCGAATCCTCAACAGGCTCTGGTGCATCTTCGTGCGGCCGTGCGGGCGGGAAAGAAGGTGGTGCTTGGATTCGTGGACAACACCGGGCGCGTCAAGCGACAAATCGTGATGCCCGTGGATGTTTCTGGTGGCAAGCTCACGGCACTTGCAGAAGATGAACTGCAGTATTTCCCGGTGCATCGGATCGCTGAGGTCGGCACGATTGATCAGTGA
- the sepH gene encoding septation protein SepH — protein sequence MRELRLIPEESSATSLVLASDDGQEQFFLAVDDALREALVEKPEPAEEAEVVEEVQEEPKPARPQKEVDPRLANPLKMRPREIQERLRRGATIAELAEENGVTESRIEPFAHPVLLERSRIANMAKQSNPVRDDGPAQLTLWEILATAFAARGMELQDAKWDAYRDTANQWVVKVSWESGLSEQVAEWNFVLHGAGAKTTVARNSVAADLIDPNFSKPVRSLSAVNDEPEEQDSEQVEQAEDNNTVEGDFLQHPEPAQKRRRKAVTPSWEDVLLGVRTNTKRPRS from the coding sequence ATGCGCGAACTTCGCCTCATCCCCGAAGAGTCATCCGCTACATCGTTGGTGCTTGCATCAGACGATGGACAGGAGCAATTCTTTCTCGCGGTCGACGATGCACTACGTGAGGCGCTCGTCGAAAAGCCTGAACCCGCCGAAGAAGCCGAAGTGGTTGAGGAAGTTCAGGAGGAACCCAAGCCAGCTCGGCCTCAGAAAGAAGTGGATCCGCGCCTAGCAAATCCTTTGAAAATGCGGCCGCGGGAAATCCAGGAGCGTCTGCGTCGCGGTGCCACCATCGCCGAGCTTGCCGAGGAAAACGGCGTGACCGAATCACGCATCGAGCCCTTCGCCCATCCCGTTCTCCTGGAGCGCTCCCGGATAGCCAACATGGCAAAGCAGTCCAACCCCGTGCGCGACGACGGCCCAGCGCAACTCACACTGTGGGAAATTCTGGCCACCGCATTCGCCGCTCGCGGAATGGAACTGCAGGATGCCAAGTGGGATGCGTACCGCGACACCGCCAATCAATGGGTGGTGAAGGTGTCCTGGGAATCGGGGCTCAGCGAACAGGTAGCAGAGTGGAACTTCGTGCTTCACGGCGCGGGCGCCAAAACCACCGTTGCACGTAATTCCGTGGCCGCAGACCTTATCGACCCGAATTTTTCCAAGCCCGTGCGCAGCCTCAGCGCAGTCAATGACGAGCCTGAGGAACAAGACTCCGAGCAGGTGGAGCAGGCCGAAGATAACAACACCGTTGAGGGCGATTTCCTGCAGCATCCGGAGCCTGCGCAGAAGCGGCGTAGAAAAGCTGTGACCCCCAGCTGGGAAGATGTGCTGCTCGGCGTTCGCACCAACACCAAGCGTCCGAGGTCATAA
- a CDS encoding NCS2 family permease → MQAQASSTPNSALDRYFKISERGSTVAGEIRAGVVTFFAMAYIIILNPLILGTGADVNGKTLGIPQVAAATALAAGVMTIAFGLIARYPFGIAAGLGINTLVAVTMVSSEGLSWEEAMGLVVLDGIVIVILAISGFRTAVFAAIPASMIAAMSVGIGMFISLIGLVDAGFVRRIPDAAHTTVPVTLGSGGSIASWPTFVFIIGLIICGFMVIRNVRGGLFIGILLTTIIAMITEAITGAGSSVDNPTGGWNLAVPTLPEGFGGLPDLSIVGDVSIFGAFSRVGALAATLLLFTLVLANFFDAMGTMTALGKQAELVDDQGVLPDMKKALIVEGTGAIIGGGASASSNTVYVDSAAGIADGARTGLANVVTGLLFLLAMFLTPLYEVVPVEAAAPVLVIVGALMIGQVRDIDFTQFHIALPAFLTIVVMPFTYSIANGIGVGFIAFTLMTLFAGKAKEIHWIMWLISGLFVIYFVMDPLLGALH, encoded by the coding sequence ATGCAGGCACAGGCCTCTTCGACGCCGAATTCGGCGCTTGATCGATATTTCAAAATCTCCGAACGTGGATCCACCGTCGCCGGTGAAATTCGTGCGGGTGTTGTGACCTTCTTCGCGATGGCGTACATCATCATCCTCAACCCCTTGATTCTGGGCACAGGCGCAGACGTCAACGGTAAGACGCTGGGTATCCCGCAGGTCGCGGCAGCTACGGCGCTTGCCGCCGGTGTCATGACCATCGCTTTTGGCTTGATCGCCCGCTATCCCTTCGGTATCGCCGCGGGTCTGGGTATCAATACGCTCGTCGCCGTCACCATGGTCTCTTCCGAAGGCTTGAGCTGGGAAGAAGCCATGGGTCTGGTGGTTCTTGACGGTATCGTCATCGTAATCCTGGCAATCTCTGGCTTCCGCACCGCCGTATTCGCCGCCATTCCCGCGTCAATGATTGCCGCCATGAGCGTGGGCATCGGCATGTTCATCTCGCTGATCGGGCTTGTCGACGCCGGCTTTGTGCGCCGCATCCCGGACGCGGCGCACACCACGGTTCCGGTCACCCTGGGCAGCGGTGGATCCATCGCGTCCTGGCCTACATTCGTGTTCATTATCGGTTTGATCATTTGCGGCTTCATGGTGATCCGCAACGTCCGAGGTGGCCTGTTCATTGGCATCTTGCTCACCACCATCATCGCCATGATCACCGAAGCCATCACCGGCGCAGGCTCGTCTGTGGACAACCCGACCGGAGGGTGGAACCTCGCTGTGCCCACCTTGCCGGAAGGCTTCGGTGGACTTCCCGACCTCTCCATCGTCGGTGACGTCTCTATCTTTGGTGCCTTCTCCCGCGTTGGTGCGCTGGCTGCCACGCTGCTCCTATTCACGCTCGTGCTGGCGAACTTCTTCGATGCCATGGGCACCATGACCGCCCTGGGCAAGCAGGCTGAGCTCGTGGACGATCAAGGCGTCCTGCCCGATATGAAGAAGGCCCTGATCGTTGAAGGCACCGGCGCGATCATTGGTGGTGGCGCTTCGGCTTCTTCCAACACCGTCTACGTTGATTCCGCGGCAGGCATTGCCGATGGCGCTCGCACGGGTCTTGCCAACGTGGTCACCGGCCTGCTGTTCCTTTTGGCAATGTTCCTCACGCCCTTGTATGAGGTAGTGCCGGTTGAGGCAGCGGCCCCCGTGCTGGTGATAGTGGGCGCGCTGATGATCGGCCAGGTGCGCGATATTGACTTCACCCAATTCCACATCGCCCTGCCCGCATTCTTGACCATCGTGGTCATGCCTTTCACCTATTCCATCGCAAATGGCATCGGTGTGGGCTTCATCGCCTTCACCCTCATGACGCTGTTTGCTGGTAAGGCGAAAGAGATTCACTGGATCATGTGGTTGATCTCCGGTTTGTTCGTGATCTACTTCGTGATGGATCCGCTGCTGGGTGCTTTGCACTAG
- a CDS encoding resuscitation-promoting factor Rpf1 domain-containing protein: MARHARKSNRSFAKLATSTVAVGAAAVMLAPNASAASDADWDRLAQCESGGNWHINTGNGYYGGLQFSQGTWEGHGGREFAPRADLASREEQIVVAERVLASQGWGAWPACSAGLGLNSPATPRTAPSAPARPAAAPSAALAPLATADQIFNQVKSQLEALGVPVPAQFVASYHALRGNVEAFYNANAALINSVLGFRL, translated from the coding sequence ATGGCACGACATGCCCGCAAGAGCAATCGCTCCTTCGCTAAGCTCGCTACTTCCACGGTTGCCGTCGGTGCAGCAGCCGTCATGCTCGCACCCAACGCTTCCGCAGCGTCTGACGCTGACTGGGATCGCCTGGCTCAGTGCGAATCCGGCGGCAACTGGCACATCAACACCGGCAACGGCTACTACGGTGGCCTGCAGTTCTCCCAGGGCACCTGGGAAGGCCACGGCGGCCGCGAGTTCGCCCCCCGCGCTGACCTTGCCAGCCGCGAGGAGCAGATCGTTGTAGCTGAGCGCGTGCTCGCCAGCCAGGGTTGGGGCGCATGGCCTGCCTGCTCCGCTGGCCTTGGCCTGAACTCCCCCGCTACCCCGCGCACCGCACCCAGCGCACCTGCGCGCCCCGCAGCGGCACCTTCCGCAGCGCTAGCCCCACTGGCAACCGCTGACCAAATCTTCAACCAGGTGAAGTCGCAGTTGGAGGCACTCGGTGTGCCGGTTCCCGCTCAGTTCGTGGCTTCTTACCACGCTCTTCGCGGCAATGTTGAGGCTTTCTATAACGCCAATGCCGCGCTCATCAACTCTGTGTTGGGCTTCCGCCTCTAA
- the serC gene encoding phosphoserine transaminase: MSDFPKLPKELIPSDARFGCGPSKVRPEQLQAVVDHGIDIIGTSHRQPAVKNLVGSIREGLSNLFSLPEGYEIVLSLGGATAFWDAATFGLIEQRSGHLAFGEFSTKFAQASKKAPWLETPNVVTAEPGDAPEPQAMKGCDVIAWAHNETSTGAMVPVQRPEGSEGSLVAIDATSGAGGLPVDMQQADVYYFSPQKCFASDGGLWLAAMSPAALERIEKINDSDRFIPAFLNLQTAVENSRKNQTYNTPAVGTLLMLDNQVQWMNANGGLNGMVERTSANAKTLYDWADAHEHASAFVQDPAKRSLVVGTVDFDESIDAVALAKALRSNGILDVEPYRKLGRNQLRIGMFPAIETSDVETLTKAIDYTIEQMA, encoded by the coding sequence ATGAGCGATTTTCCCAAACTGCCCAAGGAACTGATTCCCTCCGATGCACGCTTTGGTTGTGGGCCTTCAAAGGTTCGCCCAGAGCAGCTGCAAGCTGTGGTCGACCACGGCATTGACATCATCGGCACCTCGCATCGCCAACCAGCGGTAAAAAACTTGGTGGGGTCGATCCGCGAGGGGCTCTCCAACCTTTTCTCCCTGCCCGAGGGATACGAGATTGTGCTCTCCCTCGGTGGCGCAACAGCGTTTTGGGATGCGGCGACTTTTGGCCTCATTGAGCAACGATCCGGGCACCTCGCCTTTGGTGAGTTCTCCACGAAGTTCGCCCAAGCCTCAAAGAAGGCCCCTTGGCTTGAAACCCCCAACGTCGTGACGGCGGAACCCGGGGACGCCCCTGAGCCACAGGCCATGAAAGGCTGCGATGTCATTGCTTGGGCGCACAACGAAACTTCAACCGGAGCAATGGTTCCGGTGCAGCGCCCCGAAGGCAGCGAAGGTTCCCTCGTGGCCATCGACGCCACCTCGGGCGCCGGCGGTCTCCCCGTGGACATGCAGCAGGCTGACGTCTACTACTTCTCACCTCAGAAGTGCTTCGCGTCCGACGGCGGCCTGTGGCTGGCCGCCATGAGCCCAGCCGCCTTGGAGCGGATTGAAAAGATCAACGACTCCGACCGTTTCATTCCCGCGTTCCTGAACCTGCAAACCGCAGTAGAGAATTCGCGGAAGAATCAGACCTACAACACCCCTGCGGTTGGCACCCTGCTGATGTTGGACAATCAGGTGCAGTGGATGAACGCCAATGGCGGCCTGAATGGAATGGTCGAGCGCACCAGCGCGAACGCCAAGACGCTGTATGACTGGGCAGATGCGCACGAGCACGCCAGCGCCTTTGTGCAGGATCCCGCCAAGCGTTCCCTCGTGGTTGGCACGGTCGATTTTGATGAGTCGATCGATGCCGTGGCACTCGCCAAAGCGCTGCGTTCTAATGGCATCTTGGACGTTGAACCCTATCGCAAGCTCGGACGCAATCAGCTCCGCATCGGCATGTTCCCGGCTATCGAGACTTCCGACGTGGAGACCTTGACGAAGGCCATCGACTACACCATCGAGCAGATGGCCTAA
- a CDS encoding TrmH family RNA methyltransferase, whose product MVTHIANSNDPRLDDFRNLNQSDNRPDLPGGKGLVIAEGPLVVERLLASRFPVRRVIGFPAKLESFFAQPGIAQLMGGVEVYSLDRPTLAEVAGFDMHRGLLASADRPAALPMDEVIGNARTVAILEGVGDHENIGSMFRNAAGMGVDAILFGNGCADPLYRRVVRVSMGHVLRTPFAHFGGKSTTWHKELALLQEAGFHLVSLTPDHQAEHLSDALVDSSGKPYEKVALLIGAEGPGLRERTMRSTNIRARIPMAEGTDSLNLATAAAIAFYERQRSLR is encoded by the coding sequence ATGGTTACTCATATTGCTAATTCCAACGATCCCCGCCTTGATGACTTCCGCAACCTCAATCAATCTGATAACCGTCCTGATCTCCCAGGAGGTAAAGGTTTAGTCATTGCCGAAGGTCCGCTGGTGGTGGAGCGTCTGCTAGCCTCCCGGTTTCCCGTCCGGCGTGTTATTGGATTCCCCGCAAAATTGGAGTCATTCTTTGCCCAGCCAGGTATCGCGCAACTCATGGGAGGCGTCGAGGTTTATTCCCTGGATCGTCCAACCCTGGCGGAGGTAGCCGGATTTGATATGCATCGCGGGCTCTTGGCTTCTGCCGACCGTCCAGCGGCGCTGCCGATGGACGAGGTCATTGGCAACGCTCGCACCGTTGCAATCCTCGAGGGAGTGGGCGACCACGAGAATATCGGTTCCATGTTCCGCAACGCTGCGGGCATGGGGGTTGACGCTATCCTGTTCGGCAACGGTTGCGCCGATCCGCTGTACCGTCGCGTGGTGCGAGTGTCGATGGGGCATGTGCTCAGAACCCCATTTGCTCACTTCGGCGGTAAGAGTACAACGTGGCATAAGGAACTGGCGCTATTGCAAGAAGCCGGTTTCCATCTGGTGTCGCTCACCCCGGATCACCAGGCTGAACATCTCTCGGATGCGCTGGTTGATAGTAGTGGCAAGCCGTATGAGAAAGTGGCATTGCTCATCGGTGCTGAAGGCCCCGGATTGCGTGAGCGCACGATGCGCTCTACGAATATCCGCGCACGAATCCCGATGGCCGAAGGCACCGATTCTCTGAATTTGGCCACGGCTGCTGCCATTGCTTTCTACGAGCGGCAGCGCAGTTTGCGCTAG
- a CDS encoding DUF6928 family protein — MAAPNHDAVVTCWYVTTADPEAVISARPKADRGFGRKLLAQLNPSWPITPIGQFALNRSAQASVNEFYIAGFPGVSIIQTTLEITKPSELPEYLLKAIPAAEVFVFLSNQSTGYGGFAHFNGGKVKRSFAARRARVYEDLGLPEPFEQPFWAGERAEAIGGIALPFEPVDLVEEAQCAWLGFNPAEANDINVVAYAIDGRPEPKMAPRPTTVGQIAQRASAKLGLGEQRSDYDDYEEHEEPERDLEEIVAKGTRTARGWGQKLFRSAKRIGSNLKEKLRHSDRP, encoded by the coding sequence GTGGCTGCTCCAAACCATGATGCCGTTGTCACCTGCTGGTATGTCACTACGGCCGATCCCGAGGCAGTTATTTCCGCGCGCCCCAAAGCCGATCGAGGCTTTGGCAGAAAGCTACTCGCTCAGCTCAATCCCTCCTGGCCAATTACGCCAATCGGACAGTTCGCGCTGAATCGCTCCGCCCAAGCCTCAGTGAATGAGTTCTACATTGCGGGTTTTCCAGGAGTCAGCATCATCCAAACCACCCTGGAAATCACCAAACCTTCGGAGCTGCCTGAATACTTGCTCAAGGCGATTCCCGCCGCAGAAGTCTTCGTCTTTCTAAGCAACCAATCCACCGGGTACGGCGGCTTTGCCCACTTCAATGGCGGCAAGGTCAAGCGTTCTTTTGCCGCACGCCGCGCGAGAGTCTACGAGGATCTCGGACTCCCGGAGCCCTTCGAGCAGCCTTTTTGGGCAGGCGAACGCGCCGAGGCGATCGGCGGCATTGCGTTGCCCTTTGAGCCCGTGGATCTGGTCGAGGAGGCGCAGTGCGCCTGGCTCGGCTTCAATCCGGCTGAGGCAAATGACATTAACGTGGTCGCCTACGCCATCGATGGCCGCCCAGAGCCAAAAATGGCGCCGCGGCCTACCACCGTGGGACAGATTGCCCAAAGAGCATCAGCAAAACTTGGGCTTGGAGAACAACGCAGCGACTACGACGACTACGAGGAGCACGAAGAACCAGAGCGTGACCTTGAAGAAATTGTGGCGAAAGGCACCAGGACCGCGAGGGGCTGGGGCCAGAAGCTTTTCCGGAGCGCCAAGCGCATTGGCAGCAACCTCAAGGAAAAGCTGCGCCACAGCGATCGTCCCTAG
- a CDS encoding DUF3027 domain-containing protein has product MMDNRGVASKRRSRRKTVSPLIDQRAVAAAREALELLDEGEVGEHIGVKGVSKHAATHRFRAEVEGYSGWEWNAVVAWAPGNSAVTINEVALVQGGEALKAPEWVPYHERVRPGDLGPGDILPPREDDPRLREINGEKKLSAKGQKAAMQRLNDSDFGPESLFAQRAQFHCDTCAFYLPLDSSLEVKAGVCVNEFSADGHMVAGDFGCGAHSATPPAQPMHSNEQQAFDDEKPESFRVR; this is encoded by the coding sequence ATGATGGATAATAGGGGGGTGGCTAGCAAGCGTAGATCCCGGAGAAAAACCGTCAGCCCGCTCATTGATCAGCGGGCCGTCGCCGCTGCGCGAGAAGCGCTCGAGCTGCTCGATGAAGGTGAAGTTGGTGAGCACATCGGCGTCAAAGGCGTCAGCAAACACGCAGCCACGCACCGTTTCCGCGCTGAGGTAGAAGGCTACAGCGGCTGGGAATGGAACGCGGTGGTGGCGTGGGCGCCGGGCAACTCGGCGGTGACGATCAACGAAGTGGCACTGGTGCAAGGCGGCGAGGCGCTCAAGGCACCTGAGTGGGTGCCCTATCACGAACGTGTGCGCCCCGGGGATCTTGGCCCCGGAGACATTCTGCCTCCTCGAGAGGATGATCCTCGGCTGCGCGAGATAAACGGCGAGAAGAAGCTGAGCGCGAAGGGACAAAAGGCCGCGATGCAGAGGCTTAACGATAGCGATTTTGGGCCGGAGTCACTCTTTGCCCAGCGGGCACAGTTCCACTGCGACACCTGCGCGTTTTACCTGCCGTTGGATTCGTCGCTCGAAGTGAAAGCGGGTGTCTGCGTCAATGAATTCTCCGCTGACGGTCACATGGTTGCCGGGGACTTCGGGTGCGGTGCCCACTCAGCCACCCCGCCCGCACAACCTATGCACAGTAATGAGCAACAGGCCTTCGACGACGAAAAACCGGAAAGCTTTCGTGTGCGCTGA
- a CDS encoding glutaminyl-peptide cyclotransferase, giving the protein MPSPIRNSFLIAVLALSACSSQPEEPEILRPTVLETRPFDATAFTQGIEVTDDGFLVSTGQYGESSIFYLDNLQRKAEQRLEPQLFGEGSTRVGDTVWELTWRSGTAFKRDARTLEEIGRTTYEGEGWGLCSFEDAIVMSNGTEELRVLDPLTFQERERIRVEGLDGRSAKLNELACVEQQGRRKVFANVFLSTDIYRINLDSGHLDGLIDAQAIPNNAAPDPNNVLNGIANIPGSDEFWITGKRWPQMYRVRFDTTADNTH; this is encoded by the coding sequence ATGCCCTCGCCGATTCGTAACTCTTTTCTCATCGCAGTTCTGGCGCTGAGCGCCTGCAGCAGCCAGCCGGAGGAACCGGAGATCCTGCGCCCAACAGTGCTTGAAACTCGCCCCTTTGACGCCACCGCTTTTACCCAGGGGATTGAAGTCACCGATGACGGCTTCCTGGTGAGCACCGGCCAATACGGCGAGAGCAGCATTTTTTATCTGGACAATCTTCAACGCAAGGCGGAGCAACGCCTCGAACCGCAGTTGTTTGGCGAAGGCAGCACGAGGGTTGGCGACACGGTATGGGAACTCACGTGGCGCTCGGGCACGGCCTTCAAACGCGATGCACGCACCCTTGAGGAAATCGGCCGAACCACTTACGAGGGAGAAGGCTGGGGTCTGTGCTCTTTTGAAGACGCCATCGTGATGTCCAACGGAACCGAGGAACTACGCGTTCTCGATCCTCTCACTTTCCAGGAGCGTGAACGTATTCGCGTGGAAGGCCTTGATGGGCGATCCGCAAAGCTCAATGAGCTGGCTTGTGTTGAGCAGCAGGGGCGTCGAAAAGTTTTTGCCAACGTTTTCCTGAGCACCGACATCTATCGGATAAACCTTGATTCCGGGCACCTCGATGGGCTTATCGACGCCCAAGCGATCCCCAACAACGCCGCACCCGACCCGAACAACGTGCTCAACGGGATTGCCAACATCCCAGGCAGCGATGAATTTTGGATCACGGGCAAGCGATGGCCGCAAATGTACCGCGTTCGCTTTGATACAACTGCAGACAACACCCACTAG
- a CDS encoding DUF2771 domain-containing protein produces the protein MVSAQTRKKNLKQIGFLAIAVLLVLAATLGFQHWWNQRNMREPQEVTINVSAPDQELEVSPYTVVEPGKPAEDHEIPTIRLGKDDSLKIVVPEDVADHDWTLLKIYDDPQANDEQAFGPHESSEASVPAQVKSEKLNANLVVVEVTSVMIGHDEQGEETPYRVTWSVHPEVK, from the coding sequence ATGGTCAGCGCTCAAACCCGTAAGAAAAACCTCAAGCAGATCGGCTTTTTGGCGATCGCGGTGTTGCTGGTGCTCGCCGCAACCCTCGGTTTTCAACATTGGTGGAATCAACGCAACATGCGAGAGCCGCAAGAAGTCACCATCAATGTCAGCGCCCCAGACCAAGAACTCGAAGTTTCCCCTTACACCGTGGTTGAGCCGGGAAAGCCAGCCGAAGATCATGAGATTCCCACGATCAGACTTGGCAAGGACGACAGCCTGAAGATTGTGGTTCCCGAAGATGTCGCAGACCATGACTGGACGTTGCTCAAGATCTACGACGATCCCCAAGCCAACGATGAGCAAGCCTTTGGCCCCCACGAATCAAGCGAGGCAAGCGTTCCCGCCCAGGTGAAATCAGAGAAACTGAACGCCAATTTGGTGGTTGTGGAGGTTACCTCAGTGATGATTGGCCACGATGAACAGGGTGAGGAAACCCCCTACCGGGTGACGTGGTCGGTGCACCCTGAGGTGAAATAG